From Lytechinus pictus isolate F3 Inbred chromosome 6, Lp3.0, whole genome shotgun sequence, the proteins below share one genomic window:
- the LOC129262947 gene encoding uncharacterized protein LOC129262947, translating to MLKMGSSASARRIPPVQKIAEPPSVENSNATREVGGHNEADSGPVEPELITEPSNPVPADTLADISDVMLVDSAAAKAKRIEEFSEEIKQCLIPVKEGIQHIQECDNFPCVSCNGHMRGISKVSGNKNIDRNAAADGLAIYTDYCKMFSYRWSKGELLQQIENAGADAEELTPQKKTIFTFYIELLVSSWNFTDNSEYFCLQMEEDGCLALISDWFLHLIEGSKSRNKWVNDLVFDAMNVIDNSCMRVRALAPRHHRVVPALQRFSESTGSLTQTIAFMTLAKLVKKEEADKLSTNTKCIFFLLSLLRKCLSNRDHKSSIKRQTSKKDIVTVVSLDAEELVKSVEDLAINDNNKKLIVTEGGIPLLAKLLKPKCTTEEKTSAANTIWRLAFLKENKEKFRKFQGIIYNLTEYSQSEHEKLRTACMGALFEIYESRLPENLKSKKTDDGSPQRASSDTAKSTGHIMLSYKWEHPSKPVMREFKKELRKRGYAVWMDEDHMMGDKIGAMAEAVENADMIIACITSGYQDSQDCRTEASYAYECKKKIIPVKVKADFKASGWLGGITAGKIYYIVQKAELVSEVLPSIIEKEFAVQKETIQKVNATTTGSQLPEQEPKSPTTESQVPGWDSKRVQDWLAVNNVTSRNKALKSINGTQLLQLKKQLTTVPQAFYQSMKDDLKVPYLDVLSLAAALKNLE from the exons ATGCTAAAGATGGGTTCTTCTGCAAGTGCTAGAAGGATTCCACCAGTGCAAAAGATTGCAGAACCTCCATCTGTCGAAAACTCAAACGCTACCCGAGAAGTAGGAGGCCACAATGAAGCGGACAGTGGTCCAGTGGAACCGGAATTAATAACTGAGCCATCCAACCCAGTTCCCGCTGACACCCTGGCCGATATTTCAGACGTTATGCTTGTGGACTCTGCAGCTGCAAAGGCAAAACGAATCGAGGAGTTCAGTGAGGAGATCAAACAATGTCTTATCCCTGTAAAAGAAGGTATCCAGCACATCCAGGAATGTGACAATTTCCCATGTGTCTCGTGCAACGGGCACATGAGGGGTATCAGCAAAGTTTCAGGGAACAAGAACATTGACCGCAACGCTGCCGCGGACGGGTTGGCCATTTACACGGACTACTGCAAAATGTTTAGCTATAGATGGTCAAAGGGGGAATTGTTACAGCAGATTGAGAATGCTGGTGCTGATGCTGAAGAATTGACGCctcaaaagaaaacaatatttacGTTTTATATTGAACTGTTAGTTTCCAGTTGGAACTTCACCGATAATTCCGAGTACTTCTGTCTGCAAATGGAAGAGGACGGGTGCCTGGCGTTGATATCGGACTGGTTTTTACATCTGATCGAGGGTTCAAAGTCCAGAAATAAATGGGTTAATGATCTAGTCTTCGATGCAATGAACGTAATTGACAATTCATGCATGAGAGTGCGGGCTTTGGCTCCAAGGCACCACCGAGTCGTACCTGCTCTTCAGAGGTTTAGCGAGTCAACAGGAAGCCTCACCCAGACAATCGCGTTCATGACGTTGGCGAAGCTAGTGAAGAAAGAAGAAGCCGACAAGCTATCCACCAATaccaaatgcattttttttctattgtctCTTCTGAGGAAATGCCTCTCAAATCGAGACCACAAGTCCTCAATTAAAAGACAAACATCTAAGAAGGACATTGTCACCGTAGTAAGTCTAGATGCAGAAGAGCTCGTGAAATCCGTAGAAGATCTAGCcattaatgataacaacaaaaagCTCATTGTTACAGAAGGTGGGATCCCACTCCTTGCGAAATTGCTCAAACCAAAATGTACCACCGAAGAGAAGACCTCTGCCGCGAATACCATCTGGAGACTGGCATTCCtcaaggaaaataaagaaaaatttcgCAAATTCCAGGGTATCATATACA ATCTGACCGAGTATTCCCAGAGTGAGCACGAAAAACTCCGTACTGCCTGCATGGGAGCTCTCTTCGAGATCTACGAATCCAGACTTCCTGAAAACCTGAAGAGCAAGAAAACCGACGATGGGTCACCGCAGAGGGCGTCATCCGACACTGCAAAGTCAACTGGACACATCATGCTCAGTTACAAATGGGAACACCCGTCCAAACCTGTGATGAGAGAGTTCAAGAAGGAGCTTCGAAAGAGAGGATACGCTGTATGGATGGATGAGGACCATATGA tgGGTGATAAAATTGGGGCGATGGCAGAAGCTGTAGAGAATGCTGATATGATAATTGCCTGTATTACAAGTGGTTACCAAGATAGTCAAGACTGCAGAACAG AAGCGTCTTATGCATACGAATGCAAGAAGAAGATAATTCCAGTGAAAGTTAAGGCCGACTTCAAAGCTTCTGGCTGGCTAGGGGGTATTACGGCCGGTAAGATATACTACATCGTGCAAAAAGCAGAGCTCGTCTCCGAAGTACTTCCTAGTATCATAGAAAAAGAATTCGCTGTGCAGAAAGAAACAATCCAGAAGGTGAATGCTACAACGACAG GGTCACAACTGCCGGAACAGGAACCGAAGTCACCTACAACAGAATCCCAAGTACCCGGATGGGATTCCAAGAGGGTCCAGGATTGGCTGGCGGTGAACAACGTCACATCACGTAACAAAGCGCTTAAATCAATCAACGGAACTCAGTTGCTGCAGCTCAAGAAACAGCTTACCACCGTACCACAGGCGTTCTATCAGTCCATGAAAGATGATCTGAAGGTTCCATACCTTGACGTTCTTTCCCTCGCAGCTGCACTTAAAAACCTTGAATAG
- the LOC129262948 gene encoding uncharacterized protein LOC129262948 has product MGSAASSRKSRPADKFEKVEPVPDSAGAATESNNKTDGSPGKPQSADSTNPAESETVQTAVGTLGGISDGSSRPMDDISDALLVDFADVKLKRQDHKIRDKIEQCLIPVKESIRYIRECNEFNCTLCNKHMRDINLFSRDSNNSLTATANAIGVDTDHCKMFTYTWTKGTKIQEIENAQPSEELPSEIKEIFTFYMDLLGSTWNFTDKSDFFCLQLEEDGCLSVIVDWLLHLGEKGCAMNKWVEDMVFDAMNILENACRRLPALAPRHHRAVPGIQKVCESTDSLTQTVAFMTLARLVKKEEADKLSTNYECIVSLLSLLEKCLSDPKHKTKVTRRTSKKRSSTVISLKAVELLQSVEELAINDNNKQLIVAKGGIPILGKLLEPKCSKEEKTSAANTIWRLAFLKENKEKLRKEQSIIYNVTENSQSEHENLRTACMGALFEIYESRLPESLKNRKTADESPQMAPVDTAKSTGHIMLSYKWEHPSKPVMREFKKELRNRGYTVWMDEDHMMGDKIGAMSEAVENADMVIACITRGYQDSQDCRTEASYAYECKKKIIPVKVADDFKASGWLGGITAGKIYYIVQKPELVSKILPSIIEKEFTAQRDIVQNTIAVTPGLPPPDQELKPPQLVSQVPGWDAKRVQDWLAENNVTTRNKALKAFNGVQLLQLKKQLSTAPPTFYQCMKDDLKVPYPDVLSLAAALENLD; this is encoded by the exons ATGGGGTCTGCGGCAAGTTCAAGGAAGAGTCGGCCAGCCGATAAATTTGAAAAAGTTGAACCAGTCCCAGATTCTGCAGGAGCAGCTACAGAAAGCAACAACAAAACAGATGGGTCTCCTGGAAAACCACAATCGGCTGATTCAACCAATCCTGCAGAAAGTGAAACTGTTCAAACTGCCGTAGGTACACTTGGAGGAATTTCCGATGGCTCTTCGAGACCTATGGATGACATATCAGATGCTCTGCTTGTTGATTTTGCAGATGTAAAGTTGAAACGACAGGACCACAAGATACGCGACAAGATCGAACAGTGTCTCATTCCTGTTAAAGAGAGTATCCGATACATTCGGGAGTGCAACGAATTTAACTGTACCTTATGCAACAAACATATGAGGGATATCAACTTATTTTCTCGTGACTCTAACAATAGCCTCACAGCAACGGCAAACGCAATCGGCGTTGACACAGACCATTGCAAAATGTTTACCTATACCTGGACAAAGGGAACAAAGATACAGGAGATTGAAAATGCGCAACCGAGTGAAGAACTTCCATCCGAAATCAAAGAGATTTTTACCTTTTACATGGACCTCCTAGGCTCGACCTGGAATTTCACCGACAAGTCTGACTTCTTCTGCTTGCAACTTGAGGAAGATGGATGTCTCTCCGTCATTGTCGACTGGCTTTTACACCTAGGTGAGAAGGGGTGTGCGATGAACAAGTGGGTTGAAGATATGGTCTTCGACGCAATGAACATTTTGGAAAACGCATGTAGGAGACTACCCGCATTGGCACCTAGGCATCACCGCGCGGTTCCTGGTATTCAGAAGGTTTGCGAATCAACGGACAGTCTGACGCAGACAGTTGCGTTTATGACTTTAGCAAGGCTAGTGAAGAAAGAAGAAGCAGACAAGCTGTCCACGAATTATGAATGCATCGTATCGCTACTGTCTCTCTTGGAGAAGTGCCTGTCGGATCCAAAACACAAGACGAAGGTCACACGGCGGACCTCGAAGAAGCGTTCTTCAACTGTGATAAGTCTGAAGGCAGTCGAGCTCCTCCAGTCTGTAGAGGAACTGGCTATTAACGACAACAACAAGCAGCTCATTGTAGCCAAAGGGGGAATTCCAATTCTTGGGAAACTACTCGAACCAAAGTGTTCGAAGGAGGAGAAGACATCTGCAGCCAACACAATCTGGAGACTTGCATTTCtgaaggaaaataaagagaaactCCGCAAAGAACAATCTATTATTTACA ATGTGACTGAGAATTCCCAAAGTGAGCACGAAAATCTCCGTACAGCCTGCATGGGAGCTCTCTTCGAAATTTACGAATCCAGACTTCCCGAAAGCCTAAAGAACAGGAAAACAGCTGACGAGTCACCGCAGATGGCGCCAGTGGACACTGCAAAATCAACTGGACACATCATGCTCAGCTACAAATGGGAACACCCGTCCAAACCTGTGATGAGAGAGTTCAAGAAGGAGCTTCGAAATAGAGGGTACACCGTATGGATGGATGAGGACCATATGA TGGGTGATAAAATCGGTGCCATGTCCGAAGCGGTTGAGAATGCGGACATGGTGATAGCCTGCATTACACGTGGCTACCAAGACAGCCAAGACTGCAGAACAG AAGCGTCCTACGCATATGAATGCAAGAAAAAGATCATTCCGGTGAAAGTGGCGGACGACTTCAAAGCTTCTGGCTGGCTAGGGGGTATTACTGCAGGGAAGATATACTACATCGTGCAAAAACCCGAGCTCGTCTCAAAGATACTACCTAGCATTATAGAAAAGGAGTTCACAGCGCAGAGAGATATCGTTCAGAATACAATAGCTGTTACGCCAG GTCTTCCACCGCCAGACCAGGAACTGAAGCCGCCTCAATTAGTTTCTCAAGTACCCGGATGGGACGCTAAGAGGGTCCAGGATTGGCTAGCAGAAAACAACGTCACGACACGAAACAAGGCACTGAAAGCGTTCAATGGAGTCCAGTTGCTACAGCTTAAGAAACAACTGTCTACAGCGCCCCCAACTTTCTATCAGTGTATGAAAGATGATCTTAAGGTTCCATACCCCGATGTCCTTTCGCTTGCAGCTGCACTGGAGAATCTTGATTAG
- the LOC135154505 gene encoding uncharacterized protein LOC135154505, giving the protein MPTKRESDDIAQLVIDKLEKSSQLKKFVQDAVTEAMSAIITRLEMQEGQIMELEGRIKAQESEIQLHKEAEKKSVEKVAVLEQRIDDLEQKSRSRNIRIQGVPEVKDEDPEEAVIDIGRRMGVNVTSSDFVRCHRLGPLVDKGARRSSPRQLLVEFSSLRTRARIMGARSKLKGSKIFVNDDLTPTRQKLLFNVRHSPKVERSWSNDGKIFAGLKNTGGGLTKKLITCDDDILKL; this is encoded by the coding sequence atgccAACAAAAAGGGAATCTGACGACATTGCCCAGCTTGTCATCGACAAGCTCGAGAAAAGCAGTCAATTAAAAAAGTTTGTACAAGATGCGGTTACGGAGGCAATGTCTGCAATCATCACCCGGCTAGAGATGCAGGAGGGCCAGATCATGGAGCTTGAGGGGAGGATAAAGGCCCAGGAGTCAGAGATACAGCTACATAAGGAGGCGGAAAAGAAATCTGTGGAAAAGGTGGCAGTCTTAGAGCAAAGAATTGATGACCTGGAGCAAAAATCCAGGTCACGCAACATCAGGATCCAAGGAGTTCCAGAGGTGAAAGATGAAGATCCAGAGGAGGCTGTCATTGACATTGGCAGGAGGATGGGGGTCAACGTGACTTCATCCGACTTTGTCCGATGTCATCGACTGGGTCCTCTAGTAGACAAGGGAGCAAGAAGAAGTTCTCCTCGTCAACTGCTAGTGGAGTTTTCCAGCCTCCGCACCCGAGCTCGTATTATGGGAGCCAGATCAAAGTTGAAGGGTTCAAAAATCTTTGTTAATGATGATCTGACTCCCACAAGACAGAAGCTTCTTTTCAATGTTCGTCACTCACCGAAAGTTGAGCGGTCTTGGAGCAACGATGGAAAAATTTTCGCTGGACTTAAGAACACCGGAGGCGGACTTACGAAAAAACTCATCAcatgtgatgatgatattttgaagctTTGA